One stretch of Thermococcus sp. 21S9 DNA includes these proteins:
- a CDS encoding MFS transporter: MSQRVAVAVRNASVSGRYSRIPEVPRWFYSFVPFKIATGGSSALVSLYILELGGSASTVGIAFALASLASMLGALFWGRLSDRTLRRKPFILLGFASVPLFLPLMALSRTPLQLIAVNTLYSFFLASTLPVPIALVLRSVRKHRWDHGIGKFNEISGWGWAFGLLIGFGLSRYLSVPELFATFALLGLPALPLAHRTIREAPVYINRRAIRAFGNYVVEKTRYFPSFVLHTNLSLPPSLRELYISLVLLWVAIGLYFPQMPVLIRDSGYGADVVYLALIVNSVVSALNYTRVGQGMRDKRATLTKGLLIRMGAFSVALLAVLADGALPLVMASYVLTGYSWAFISLSSTGIVGEKAGEREKGSAMGTYNVLSSAGYVAGSALGGSLVSEVGFGPTLGLAVLLVGGSLAVIKRMS, translated from the coding sequence ATGAGCCAGAGGGTAGCGGTTGCGGTCAGAAACGCATCGGTGTCGGGCAGGTACAGCAGGATTCCGGAAGTGCCGAGATGGTTCTACTCCTTCGTGCCCTTTAAGATAGCCACGGGTGGAAGTTCCGCACTGGTCAGCCTGTACATCCTCGAACTCGGCGGAAGCGCATCAACCGTCGGAATAGCCTTCGCGCTGGCGAGTTTAGCTTCGATGCTCGGTGCACTGTTCTGGGGCAGGCTGAGCGACAGGACCCTGAGGAGAAAGCCCTTCATACTGCTCGGCTTCGCGAGCGTCCCCCTGTTCCTGCCCCTAATGGCGCTCTCAAGGACACCGCTCCAGCTGATTGCCGTCAACACACTCTACTCCTTCTTCCTCGCCTCAACGCTCCCCGTTCCGATAGCCCTCGTCCTGAGGAGCGTTAGGAAGCACCGCTGGGACCACGGGATAGGCAAGTTCAACGAGATAAGCGGATGGGGCTGGGCGTTCGGTCTACTAATCGGCTTCGGCCTTTCACGCTATCTCAGCGTGCCGGAGCTCTTCGCGACCTTCGCGCTCCTCGGCCTCCCCGCCCTCCCTCTGGCCCACAGAACCATAAGGGAGGCACCAGTTTATATCAACAGGAGGGCAATAAGGGCCTTCGGGAACTACGTCGTCGAGAAGACCCGCTACTTCCCAAGCTTCGTCCTGCACACCAACCTAAGCCTCCCCCCGAGCCTGCGGGAGCTCTATATCTCCCTCGTCCTCCTCTGGGTCGCCATAGGGCTCTACTTCCCCCAGATGCCCGTGCTGATAAGGGACTCCGGCTACGGAGCCGACGTTGTCTACTTGGCCCTCATCGTTAACTCAGTCGTCTCGGCCCTCAACTACACGCGGGTCGGTCAGGGTATGAGGGACAAGAGGGCAACGCTTACGAAGGGCCTGCTCATCAGAATGGGGGCGTTCTCCGTTGCACTGCTCGCGGTATTGGCAGATGGGGCGTTGCCCCTCGTCATGGCCTCCTACGTCCTCACCGGCTACTCGTGGGCCTTCATAAGCCTCTCGTCAACGGGAATAGTGGGAGAAAAAGCCGGAGAGCGCGAGAAGGGAAGCGCGATGGGAACCTACAACGTCCTGAGCTCCGCGGGCTACGTTGCAGGAAGCGCCCTCGGCGGTTCCCTGGTCTCGGAGGTGGGCTTCGGGCCAACGCTTGGACTGGCAGTCCTGCTCGTCGGCGGTAGCCTCGCGGTGATAAAAAGAATGAGCTAA
- a CDS encoding DUF4405 domain-containing protein — MKCNLRMCVSLLLFALWLITGITGTILLIGPLTAKLGHPLPVSTADTLHIYFGFAFFGLSIVHIALNWSALKSYFRRLRS; from the coding sequence ATGAAGTGCAACCTTAGAATGTGCGTCTCGCTGTTGCTCTTCGCCCTCTGGCTAATCACGGGAATAACGGGCACGATACTCCTCATCGGCCCGCTGACGGCAAAGCTCGGCCACCCACTGCCGGTCTCGACCGCCGATACACTGCACATCTACTTCGGCTTCGCCTTCTTCGGCCTCTCGATAGTCCACATAGCCCTCAACTGGAGCGCCCTCAAGAGCTACTTCAGAAGGCTGAGGTCGTGA
- a CDS encoding DUF424 domain-containing protein → MIYVKVYRVQGEVLLAACDEELIGKTFREGELKLEVKERFYRGELVEEEKLEELLDEATIANLTGERCVAKAIELGYVDPERVLRIEGVPHAQMAKLLF, encoded by the coding sequence ATGATATACGTCAAGGTTTACCGCGTTCAGGGAGAGGTTCTCCTCGCGGCGTGCGACGAGGAACTAATCGGAAAGACCTTCCGCGAGGGTGAGCTCAAGCTCGAGGTCAAGGAGCGCTTTTACAGGGGCGAACTCGTTGAGGAGGAAAAGCTTGAGGAACTCCTCGACGAGGCAACGATAGCGAACTTAACCGGGGAGCGCTGTGTCGCCAAGGCAATCGAGCTCGGCTACGTCGACCCAGAGAGGGTTCTCAGGATTGAAGGCGTTCCCCACGCCCAGATGGCGAAGCTCCTCTTCTGA
- the cdr gene encoding CoA-disulfide reductase, whose translation MWMKRVVIIGGGAAGMSTASRVKRLKPEWDVKVFEATEWVSHAPCGIPYVVEGISPTEKLMHYPPEVFIKKRGIDLHLKAEVIEVGQGYVRVREEDGEHTYEWDYLVFANGASPRVPAVEGIDLPGVFKADLPPDAVAIREYMEKNRVEDVVIIGGGYIGVEMAEAFSAQGKKVTLIERGERVMKKAFDKEITDILEEEMRKRINLRTEEILMRIEGREKVEKVITDAGEYKADLVILATGIKPNVELAKQIGVRIGETGAIWTNEKMQTSVENVYAAGDVAETKHLITGRRVWIPLAPAGNKMGYVAGSNIAGKELHFPGVLGTSVTKFFDVEIGKTGLTEAEAIKEGYDVRTAFIKATTRPHYYPGARPIWLKGVVDNETNKLLGVQAVGAEILPRIDTAAAMLTAGFTTKDAFFTDLAYAPPFAPVWDPLIVLARVLKF comes from the coding sequence ATGTGGATGAAGAGGGTCGTTATCATCGGTGGCGGAGCGGCCGGAATGAGCACCGCCTCGCGCGTCAAGAGGCTCAAGCCCGAATGGGACGTCAAGGTCTTTGAAGCGACCGAGTGGGTCAGCCACGCCCCCTGCGGGATTCCGTACGTCGTCGAGGGAATCTCACCTACGGAAAAGCTCATGCACTATCCGCCGGAGGTCTTCATCAAGAAGCGTGGCATAGACCTCCACCTCAAGGCAGAGGTCATCGAGGTCGGCCAGGGCTACGTTCGCGTTAGGGAAGAGGACGGCGAGCACACCTACGAGTGGGACTATTTGGTTTTCGCCAACGGCGCATCGCCCAGGGTTCCCGCCGTTGAGGGGATAGACCTCCCCGGCGTCTTCAAGGCCGACCTCCCGCCCGATGCCGTCGCCATTAGGGAGTACATGGAGAAGAACCGCGTTGAGGACGTCGTAATCATCGGCGGTGGCTACATAGGCGTTGAGATGGCCGAGGCCTTCTCCGCCCAGGGCAAGAAGGTCACCCTCATCGAGCGCGGGGAGAGGGTTATGAAGAAGGCCTTCGACAAGGAAATTACCGATATACTTGAGGAGGAGATGAGGAAGCGGATAAACCTCCGCACCGAGGAAATCCTCATGCGCATTGAGGGTAGGGAGAAAGTTGAGAAGGTAATCACAGACGCCGGCGAGTATAAAGCCGACCTCGTGATTCTCGCCACTGGAATAAAACCCAACGTTGAGCTGGCTAAACAGATAGGCGTCAGGATAGGCGAGACCGGGGCGATATGGACAAACGAGAAGATGCAGACGAGCGTTGAGAACGTCTACGCGGCGGGAGACGTCGCCGAGACGAAGCACCTCATAACCGGAAGGCGCGTCTGGATTCCGCTCGCTCCCGCTGGAAACAAGATGGGCTACGTCGCGGGAAGCAACATCGCCGGTAAAGAGCTCCACTTCCCCGGCGTGCTGGGAACGAGCGTCACCAAGTTCTTCGATGTCGAGATAGGCAAGACCGGCCTAACCGAGGCTGAGGCGATAAAGGAAGGCTACGACGTCAGGACGGCCTTCATAAAAGCCACCACGAGGCCCCACTACTATCCGGGGGCGAGGCCGATATGGCTGAAGGGCGTTGTTGACAACGAGACCAACAAACTCCTTGGCGTTCAGGCGGTAGGTGCTGAAATCCTCCCGAGGATTGACACCGCCGCCGCGATGCTAACGGCGGGCTTCACGACGAAGGACGCCTTCTTCACTGACCTTGCTTACGCACCGCCCTTCGCGCCGGTATGGGACCCGCTGATAGTCCTCGCGAGGGTTCTCAAGTTCTGA
- a CDS encoding glycosyltransferase family 39 protein → MDKRTLTRKVLPGILFLFALGVELATFPPWDTLSYDGALYIDIARNLAVSPTNFTYQGVYVMYRPPLYPYTLSLFYHFVHEPLSQLRVARLVSVVFFALTAVLVYLLTLELFERFVKGILASAFFIFNALAFTMGTRELVHSEFTFFYTLAIYLLYTGRKRGSPTRIYLAFVSAGLAILTRYTGLSIIAVFVAYLWLTEYWNWVKKREYWIGFALLLLTVSPWLYLGHLHYGGVLKPFEIASRTVTADRPVSVSTFLKWLVDDIGAVLPALALLGFVRQKQDEKGWLLISWALIGFAMIMTVTHKETRFITFLAPVMGILAVEGVSLIVDGIEKALELAGRPIKPWKKAITIGLALLLLIPVGGSAFHLKERWNTTGKCESHTLRYASERYSARTLLVSPTLYTIAGFYYPRARVDAITSRINVEDRLKHGYYDMVITKTESEEHLVEESGGYRQVGEFCGRFKIFIKEGFGAN, encoded by the coding sequence ATGGATAAGAGAACCCTAACCCGGAAAGTCCTGCCAGGAATACTCTTCCTTTTCGCACTGGGCGTTGAACTCGCCACTTTTCCACCCTGGGACACCCTGAGCTACGACGGAGCGCTTTACATTGACATCGCGAGGAACCTCGCTGTCAGCCCAACCAACTTCACATACCAGGGCGTCTACGTTATGTATCGCCCCCCGCTTTATCCGTACACGCTCTCCCTCTTCTACCACTTCGTTCACGAACCCCTTAGCCAGCTAAGGGTTGCAAGGCTCGTGTCGGTCGTTTTCTTCGCCCTGACGGCGGTTCTAGTTTACCTGTTAACCCTGGAGCTCTTTGAAAGGTTCGTCAAGGGGATCCTTGCCTCGGCCTTCTTCATCTTCAACGCCCTTGCCTTCACAATGGGGACCAGGGAGCTCGTCCACAGCGAGTTTACGTTCTTCTACACCCTGGCCATCTACCTCCTCTACACCGGAAGAAAACGCGGAAGCCCCACGAGGATTTATCTCGCCTTCGTTTCGGCCGGCCTCGCGATACTGACGCGCTATACCGGGCTCTCAATAATAGCGGTTTTCGTCGCTTACCTCTGGCTCACCGAGTACTGGAACTGGGTCAAAAAGAGGGAATATTGGATTGGCTTCGCCCTGCTCCTCCTCACCGTTAGTCCCTGGCTCTACCTAGGCCACCTTCACTACGGGGGGGTGCTGAAGCCGTTTGAAATAGCGAGCAGGACGGTAACGGCAGACAGGCCGGTCTCGGTTTCAACGTTTCTCAAATGGCTTGTTGATGACATCGGAGCTGTACTCCCTGCCCTTGCACTCCTCGGGTTCGTTAGGCAGAAGCAGGACGAAAAAGGATGGCTCCTGATAAGCTGGGCCCTCATCGGGTTTGCCATGATAATGACGGTCACCCACAAGGAGACGCGCTTCATAACGTTCCTCGCCCCGGTGATGGGAATACTCGCCGTTGAGGGGGTTTCCCTAATCGTGGACGGGATTGAAAAAGCCCTTGAACTCGCTGGACGGCCAATAAAGCCGTGGAAGAAGGCCATCACAATAGGCCTCGCACTTCTCCTCCTCATCCCGGTGGGGGGAAGTGCGTTCCATCTGAAGGAACGGTGGAACACGACTGGAAAATGCGAATCACACACCCTCCGCTACGCAAGCGAGAGGTACAGTGCCAGAACTCTGCTCGTCTCTCCGACGCTCTACACGATAGCTGGCTTTTACTACCCCAGAGCCAGAGTGGACGCCATAACCAGCAGGATAAACGTCGAGGATAGGCTCAAACAT
- a CDS encoding S8 family serine peptidase, whose product MNRKVLSLLVAALMVVSLVPLAVPAMAVSSQGTPTVNKVSSATEQTGMSEAVKMYLHSLYNKYKEEGKSTVRVIIAPDHGKGNLVVSELKNLGAKIDPISMPQYDFIVAEVPVSKLLDLENVKAIKYVWEDRTVKLPEPTLPEKAPKAPIKVLQSSSGGFDPFMWDMYAINAPLAREEYNTTGEGVIIAIVDTGADVAQPYLQVTPDGKRKIIAWRDDTGEGAVSLDYNFTSADVVNGTVVLHLTNVTIDWGRYYFYVDRASRYTTIPQLNLTVDFGNVTVENGTYKVGFLPERYFDINFDHNFDELYAIIVAPDNITYFYPVPLQLNITDANTLHAIVNGTLNTTILENMMVIPEGVNYTFTVNLSNAHPMTLFDQTGDYILLGPGVVDNTTYVTFELGRPGTMEVANGTAYMSVVLATLDKDEAVFGWDGGQHGTHVSGTAAGYGLPNTYFEGLEGVAPGAQLIEIKSLSSLGYGSDSWIISGMIHATLMGADVISMSLGGLYTGYNDGLESPENYFANLLTDWFGVVFAIAAGNDGPTTNTVGSPGDSDFVITVGNYWSGAAWEFWYGNYGVTGVADGPAMSSSRGPRLDGAVKPDVMAPGSFIFSSLPIWSVGYYGTWASDFWDGTSMATPHVSGAVALMISYAKAHGINYNPFLIKRAIMLSAKPVEGATPIDQGAGLLQVDKAIAEMINLSKEKTTFIYAGTTFGPYTNALGEKELPLRANVLFNGWFLDYGLPYLYQGIYLRNERPATVPVYVYGMVYDHGLHLVNGTYDISTSVPWLHVSTTKITADVTNGTSFRLGPFMYGPSFYQTTGMFYVTIDYSQLQAPGTYVGYIYIDDPTTGYIDGMVPVIVTVPINKGPTGELSDWEYPGQAKHYYIDVPVGTHELVVTMSIPKDANGNYMGRARPYIVDPRGHVVAATGPSVGFYYLGPGGPGSYTWVIKNPTPGTWELTVYSSTFTAAYTGYTESHYDIQVQVLGVAPGKNKYYFDYETPGNYTFGVDYTNTYGTLNVTPFAYGLGNLENADVYILNITQDEWQVVDLVNATPGQKLYYFRMGITSPFNQSADLDLYVVYFVNSTVLEKYLPVLYNQSLAQTFILYAYYGLIPGVKVYLDQVGPTADESFDLFMPSYGYYVAVVNGYDVPGGKLPYVYYRQVLKDNGQMGSVTEPFTFEANTKTKVDYSVDLSASGTYLGVVGLLDSNTGVPVTYAPVFFQVGMPTMFAVLYGKAELGKPSNLKLVLLDAKTLKPISGTATVYINSKEYLAVDGVVDFTMIPTSSEEELNVKVVSPNYQDLQTTLTLHVSEPVTKPVYSYDEVNATVALGQAVIVNITRKPGEVDVVADGPHGTNATITVILPEDAYNVQVTGADVLGWHVVKGKNAVYAVVTVVFNSPAEFTVKYLETTPTSTGATIISFMPLNYLYYHYITTKNATFHELYQKALQAGVNESILQQAMAYYNESMAEFQTAKDFAGGFILGNLGDFRLFIHLRKSYADLKKAIRLLQEALEAQGS is encoded by the coding sequence GTGAATAGGAAAGTCCTGAGCCTGTTGGTGGCGGCTCTTATGGTAGTCTCCCTGGTGCCACTCGCGGTCCCCGCGATGGCAGTTTCAAGCCAGGGGACGCCTACCGTAAACAAGGTATCCAGCGCCACCGAGCAGACGGGAATGTCAGAAGCAGTAAAGATGTACCTTCACAGCCTGTACAACAAGTACAAAGAGGAAGGTAAATCCACGGTCCGCGTCATAATAGCACCCGACCACGGAAAGGGCAACCTCGTCGTTTCTGAGCTGAAGAACCTTGGTGCAAAGATTGACCCGATAAGTATGCCTCAGTACGACTTCATCGTTGCGGAGGTTCCCGTTTCAAAGCTTCTGGACCTTGAAAACGTTAAGGCCATTAAGTACGTCTGGGAGGACAGAACCGTTAAGCTTCCGGAGCCCACCCTTCCGGAGAAGGCTCCCAAGGCTCCGATTAAGGTTCTCCAGTCCAGCTCTGGTGGATTCGACCCGTTCATGTGGGACATGTACGCCATTAACGCTCCCCTCGCCAGGGAGGAGTACAACACCACCGGCGAGGGCGTTATCATCGCCATAGTCGATACCGGCGCCGACGTTGCCCAGCCGTACCTTCAGGTTACCCCCGATGGAAAGAGGAAGATAATCGCCTGGCGTGACGACACAGGAGAGGGAGCAGTTTCACTTGACTACAACTTCACCTCCGCCGACGTCGTTAACGGAACCGTTGTTCTCCACCTCACCAACGTCACCATTGACTGGGGCAGGTACTACTTCTACGTTGACAGGGCGAGCAGGTACACCACCATACCCCAGCTTAACCTCACGGTTGACTTTGGCAACGTCACCGTTGAGAACGGAACCTACAAGGTCGGCTTCCTCCCCGAGAGGTACTTTGACATAAACTTCGACCACAACTTCGACGAGCTCTACGCGATAATCGTTGCTCCTGACAACATAACCTACTTCTACCCGGTTCCGCTTCAGCTCAACATCACCGACGCTAACACCCTCCACGCCATCGTTAACGGCACCCTCAACACGACCATCCTTGAGAACATGATGGTCATACCCGAGGGAGTCAACTACACCTTCACCGTCAACCTCAGCAACGCCCACCCGATGACGCTCTTTGACCAGACCGGGGACTACATCCTCCTCGGTCCGGGCGTCGTTGACAACACCACCTACGTGACCTTCGAGCTTGGAAGGCCCGGCACCATGGAGGTCGCCAACGGCACCGCCTACATGAGCGTCGTCCTCGCGACCCTCGACAAGGATGAGGCGGTCTTCGGCTGGGACGGTGGCCAGCACGGAACCCACGTTTCCGGAACCGCCGCCGGTTACGGTCTCCCGAACACCTACTTCGAGGGACTTGAGGGCGTTGCTCCTGGTGCCCAGCTCATCGAGATAAAGTCCCTCTCCAGCCTTGGATACGGTTCAGACTCATGGATTATCAGCGGAATGATACACGCCACCCTCATGGGTGCCGACGTGATAAGCATGTCCCTTGGTGGACTCTACACCGGCTACAACGACGGTCTTGAGAGCCCCGAGAACTACTTCGCCAACCTGCTCACCGACTGGTTCGGCGTCGTCTTCGCCATCGCTGCCGGTAACGATGGCCCGACTACCAACACCGTGGGTTCTCCGGGTGACTCCGACTTCGTCATAACCGTTGGAAACTACTGGAGCGGTGCTGCCTGGGAGTTCTGGTACGGAAACTACGGCGTCACCGGCGTTGCTGACGGTCCCGCCATGAGCTCCTCCCGCGGTCCGAGGCTTGATGGTGCCGTCAAGCCCGACGTCATGGCACCTGGAAGCTTCATATTCTCAAGCCTGCCGATATGGAGCGTCGGCTACTACGGAACCTGGGCGTCGGACTTCTGGGACGGAACCTCAATGGCCACCCCGCACGTCAGCGGTGCCGTTGCCCTCATGATAAGCTACGCCAAGGCCCACGGCATCAACTACAACCCGTTCCTCATCAAGAGGGCTATAATGCTCTCGGCCAAGCCTGTTGAGGGAGCAACTCCGATTGACCAGGGTGCTGGACTCCTCCAGGTTGACAAGGCCATAGCCGAGATGATAAACCTCAGCAAGGAGAAGACCACCTTCATCTACGCGGGAACCACCTTCGGTCCCTACACCAACGCCCTCGGTGAGAAGGAGCTTCCGCTCAGGGCCAACGTTCTCTTCAACGGATGGTTCCTCGACTACGGTCTGCCGTACCTCTACCAGGGTATATACCTCAGGAACGAGAGGCCCGCCACCGTGCCGGTTTACGTCTACGGCATGGTCTACGACCACGGCCTGCACCTCGTTAACGGCACCTACGACATCTCGACCAGCGTCCCGTGGCTCCACGTTAGCACCACCAAGATTACCGCTGACGTCACCAACGGCACCAGCTTCAGGCTCGGCCCGTTCATGTATGGCCCGAGCTTCTACCAGACCACCGGCATGTTCTACGTTACCATCGACTACTCACAGCTCCAGGCACCGGGCACCTACGTTGGATACATCTACATCGATGACCCGACCACCGGCTACATCGACGGAATGGTTCCCGTCATAGTTACCGTTCCGATAAACAAGGGCCCGACCGGCGAGCTCAGCGACTGGGAGTACCCCGGCCAGGCCAAGCACTACTACATCGACGTCCCGGTTGGAACCCACGAGCTCGTTGTCACCATGAGCATACCGAAGGACGCCAACGGAAACTACATGGGTAGGGCCAGGCCGTACATAGTCGACCCGCGCGGACACGTCGTTGCGGCCACCGGACCGAGCGTTGGATTCTACTACCTCGGCCCAGGAGGACCCGGAAGCTACACCTGGGTCATCAAGAACCCGACTCCGGGAACCTGGGAGCTCACCGTCTACAGCAGTACCTTCACCGCGGCCTACACCGGCTACACTGAGTCCCACTACGACATCCAGGTGCAGGTCCTTGGAGTTGCCCCCGGAAAGAACAAGTACTACTTCGACTACGAGACCCCAGGAAACTACACCTTCGGAGTTGACTACACCAACACCTACGGAACCCTCAACGTTACCCCGTTTGCCTACGGACTTGGCAACCTTGAGAACGCTGACGTTTACATCCTCAACATAACCCAGGACGAGTGGCAGGTCGTTGACCTCGTGAACGCCACTCCTGGACAGAAGCTCTACTACTTCAGGATGGGCATAACCTCACCCTTCAACCAGAGCGCTGACCTTGACCTCTACGTTGTGTACTTCGTCAACAGCACCGTCCTTGAGAAGTACCTGCCGGTGCTCTACAACCAGAGCCTCGCCCAGACCTTCATACTCTACGCCTACTACGGCCTCATACCGGGAGTCAAGGTCTACCTTGACCAGGTTGGTCCGACCGCCGACGAGAGCTTCGACCTCTTCATGCCGTCCTACGGCTACTACGTTGCCGTCGTCAACGGATACGATGTTCCTGGCGGAAAGCTTCCGTATGTCTACTACAGGCAGGTGCTCAAGGACAACGGCCAGATGGGTAGCGTCACCGAGCCCTTCACCTTCGAGGCCAACACCAAGACCAAGGTTGACTACAGCGTCGACCTCAGCGCCAGCGGAACCTACCTCGGTGTCGTCGGCCTGCTCGACAGCAACACCGGAGTTCCGGTCACCTACGCCCCGGTGTTCTTCCAGGTCGGCATGCCCACAATGTTCGCAGTGCTCTACGGCAAGGCAGAGCTTGGAAAGCCCTCGAACCTCAAGCTCGTCCTGCTCGACGCCAAGACCCTCAAGCCGATATCCGGAACCGCCACCGTCTACATAAACAGCAAGGAGTACCTCGCGGTCGACGGTGTTGTCGACTTCACAATGATTCCGACCTCCTCAGAGGAGGAGCTCAACGTTAAGGTTGTCTCCCCGAACTACCAGGACCTCCAGACGACCCTGACCCTCCACGTCTCAGAGCCGGTCACCAAGCCGGTTTACAGCTACGACGAGGTCAACGCCACCGTTGCCCTTGGACAGGCTGTCATAGTCAACATCACCAGGAAGCCTGGCGAGGTTGACGTGGTCGCCGATGGACCGCACGGCACCAACGCCACCATTACCGTCATCCTTCCGGAGGACGCCTACAACGTCCAGGTCACCGGCGCCGATGTCCTTGGCTGGCACGTCGTTAAGGGCAAGAACGCCGTCTACGCAGTGGTCACCGTCGTCTTCAACTCCCCGGCGGAGTTCACCGTCAAGTACCTCGAGACCACCCCGACCTCAACGGGCGCGACCATAATATCCTTCATGCCACTGAACTACCTCTACTACCACTACATAACGACCAAGAACGCTACCTTCCACGAGCTCTACCAGAAGGCCCTCCAGGCGGGAGTCAACGAGAGCATCCTCCAGCAGGCTATGGCCTACTACAACGAGTCAATGGCAGAGTTCCAGACCGCCAAGGACTTCGCGGGTGGCTTCATCCTCGGAAACCTCGGTGACTTCAGGCTCTTCATCCACCTCAGGAAGTCCTACGCCGACCTCAAGAAGGCCATCAGACTGCTTCAGGAAGCTCTGGAAGCTCAGGGTAGCTAA
- a CDS encoding 60S ribosomal export protein NMD3 — MRFCYRCGISEEEGGPLIEGLCQVCYRKENPVLLIGEEVNTELCQNCGSYKKRGVWVDPRSYELEELIFEVAENALLEELEDSFSEKIREYEVVSPEELEEIENLPVGRAVVSFEPLDFHIEHFPAIIVYEVRVKARTHELQRELHDERKKVTVYVRQTVCPRCQKFLGGYFEAILQVRAEGRPLSEEERKAIGKLVEEKVDEIMRKDRMGFIQDTIEKEEGLDFYMGSTSSARKIAQAIRERFGGTISEAYELVGLDRQTSREVYRTSVSVRIPKFRKGDIVADRRGNVYEVERVDGKGLTLKNLENWESEHLDWKTAKRERVDTVEHEESEAMVTSVTHGEVQLMDMESYETYELNRPPFEVDEGEVYRMVRVGKRKYFRGKK; from the coding sequence ATGAGGTTCTGCTACCGCTGTGGGATAAGCGAGGAGGAAGGCGGTCCGCTCATCGAGGGCCTCTGTCAGGTCTGCTACCGCAAAGAGAACCCGGTCCTGCTCATAGGAGAAGAGGTGAACACGGAGCTATGCCAGAACTGCGGGAGCTACAAGAAGAGAGGGGTTTGGGTTGACCCGAGGAGCTACGAGCTTGAGGAGCTCATCTTCGAGGTCGCCGAAAATGCCCTCCTCGAGGAGCTTGAGGATTCCTTCAGCGAGAAAATCAGGGAGTACGAGGTCGTTTCGCCCGAGGAGCTGGAGGAGATAGAGAATTTGCCCGTCGGCAGGGCCGTGGTTTCCTTCGAGCCCCTGGACTTCCACATCGAGCACTTTCCGGCGATAATCGTCTACGAGGTTCGCGTTAAGGCCAGAACCCACGAACTCCAGCGTGAGTTACACGACGAGAGGAAAAAGGTCACCGTCTACGTCCGCCAGACCGTCTGTCCCCGCTGTCAGAAGTTCCTCGGCGGTTACTTCGAGGCGATTCTACAGGTCCGCGCCGAAGGGAGGCCCCTGAGCGAGGAGGAGCGGAAGGCCATAGGAAAGCTCGTCGAGGAGAAAGTGGACGAGATAATGCGAAAGGACAGGATGGGCTTCATCCAGGACACCATAGAGAAGGAGGAAGGCCTCGACTTCTACATGGGCTCCACCAGTTCTGCCAGGAAGATAGCGCAGGCAATCCGCGAGAGGTTTGGGGGAACGATAAGCGAGGCCTATGAACTGGTGGGCCTCGACAGGCAGACGAGCAGGGAAGTTTACAGGACGAGCGTAAGCGTGAGGATTCCGAAGTTCAGGAAGGGGGACATCGTGGCCGACAGGAGGGGCAACGTCTACGAGGTCGAGCGCGTTGACGGCAAGGGCTTAACGCTCAAGAACCTGGAGAACTGGGAGAGCGAGCACCTCGACTGGAAGACTGCCAAGAGGGAGAGAGTTGATACCGTCGAGCACGAGGAGAGCGAAGCGATGGTTACGAGCGTTACCCACGGTGAGGTTCAGCTGATGGACATGGAGAGCTACGAAACTTATGAACTCAACAGACCTCCCTTCGAGGTTGACGAGGGAGAGGTCTACAGGATGGTGCGCGTTGGAAAGAGGAAGTACTTCAGGGGCAAGAAGTGA